In one Cloacibacillus porcorum genomic region, the following are encoded:
- the citD gene encoding citrate lyase acyl carrier protein: MRIVRTASAGTLESSDCQVTVSPAETTELEYGGANSAIFANRTRRLVDEVLKEHNIGGVKVSIHDQGAIEITIRARLETALERASEPERPACAEPDSDEGSIALASWWKSVTSDTSKEAM, from the coding sequence GGGTACGCTGGAATCGTCGGATTGTCAGGTAACGGTCTCCCCCGCGGAGACCACCGAGCTTGAATACGGCGGCGCAAACAGCGCCATCTTCGCGAATAGGACCAGGAGGCTTGTAGACGAAGTTCTGAAAGAGCACAATATAGGCGGCGTCAAGGTCTCCATCCATGACCAGGGAGCGATCGAAATAACGATACGGGCGCGTCTGGAAACGGCGCTGGAACGCGCGTCGGAGCCTGAACGTCCGGCGTGTGCCGAACCTGATTCTGATGAGGGCAGTATCGCTCTCGCGTCGTGGTGGAAATCTGTGACATCCGACACCTCTAAGGAGGCGATGTGA